A single region of the Streptomyces vilmorinianum genome encodes:
- a CDS encoding MepB family protein, with the protein MATNREHSSDLHPTGFTPWPDTAPAHSDLLAAKALVYDPCGFTCSQPVPEAESAAYAAHAFTLDGLSVRFRAARTTPTKVGQFVTVWKRAPGGPIQPFDATDPVDLFVISTRDQHHLGQFVIPMDALRRHDVVSANGSGGKRAFRVYPPWVTTTNRQAGMAQAWQLDYFLHLPQDGSIDSARARELYHP; encoded by the coding sequence ATGGCGACGAACCGCGAGCACTCATCCGATCTCCACCCCACCGGATTCACACCGTGGCCGGACACCGCCCCGGCCCACAGTGATCTCCTCGCGGCGAAGGCCCTCGTCTACGACCCCTGCGGGTTCACCTGCTCGCAGCCGGTCCCCGAAGCCGAGAGTGCCGCGTACGCCGCCCACGCGTTCACCCTCGACGGACTCTCCGTCCGATTCCGCGCGGCCAGGACGACCCCCACCAAGGTCGGCCAGTTCGTCACCGTATGGAAGAGGGCCCCGGGCGGGCCCATCCAGCCCTTCGACGCGACGGACCCCGTCGACCTCTTCGTCATCAGCACCCGCGACCAGCACCACCTCGGCCAGTTCGTCATTCCCATGGACGCGCTCCGCCGGCACGACGTCGTGTCGGCGAACGGTTCCGGTGGGAAGCGAGCCTTCCGCGTCTACCCGCCCTGGGTGACCACCACCAACCGCCAAGCCGGCATGGCGCAGGCGTGGCAGCTGGACTACTTCCTGCACCTGCCCCAGGACGGGTCCATCGACTCCGCCCGTGCCCGAGAGCTCTACCACCCATAG